One Natrinema marinum genomic window carries:
- a CDS encoding CPBP family intramembrane glutamic endopeptidase has product MATTSQQREDGPIRSTMVAVGLAAFGILASQFTVLPALLLDPAVITSPLDASIASRTLLLTLNFVGFVLAGAIYLAATDRGWSYVDLRPPTKQGWLYILAGVLGSIVFYVLVSVIVQLLSLPSAGNSVMTYIGDDQTMVLVMIAIVFFFNAPAEEFLFRNIVQKRLYDAFSRVQAVVIASAIFALIHVVSYAVSESLLATVVPVVVVFGGSLIFGLLYAKTDNLFVPIAAHASFNALQFGLIYIALEYDLEAADSSAALLVDLAAAVPL; this is encoded by the coding sequence ATGGCGACGACCTCGCAGCAACGAGAGGACGGCCCGATTCGATCGACGATGGTCGCGGTCGGGCTGGCGGCGTTTGGCATTCTCGCCAGTCAGTTTACCGTTCTCCCTGCCCTGCTGCTCGATCCGGCAGTGATCACCTCACCGCTCGATGCATCGATCGCGAGCCGAACGCTGTTGCTGACCCTGAATTTCGTCGGCTTCGTGCTCGCCGGCGCGATCTATCTCGCCGCGACCGATCGCGGCTGGTCGTACGTCGATCTCCGTCCCCCGACGAAACAGGGCTGGCTGTACATACTCGCGGGCGTTCTCGGCAGCATCGTCTTCTACGTCCTCGTCAGCGTGATCGTTCAGTTGCTCTCCCTGCCGTCCGCGGGAAACTCGGTGATGACCTACATCGGTGACGATCAGACGATGGTCCTCGTCATGATCGCGATCGTCTTCTTCTTCAACGCGCCGGCCGAGGAGTTCCTCTTCCGAAATATCGTCCAGAAGCGGCTCTACGATGCGTTCTCCCGCGTGCAAGCGGTCGTCATCGCCAGCGCCATCTTCGCGCTGATTCACGTCGTCTCGTATGCGGTCTCCGAATCGCTGCTCGCGACCGTCGTCCCGGTCGTGGTCGTCTTTGGCGGTTCGCTCATCTTCGGCCTGCTCTACGCGAAGACGGACAACCTCTTCGTGCCGATCGCCGCTCACGCCTCGTTCAACGCCCTCCAGTTCGGCCTGATCTACATCGCCCTCGAGTACGACCTCGAGGCCGCCGACTCGTCCGCGGCGCTGCTGGTCGACCTCGCGGCGGCCGTCCCGCTGTAG
- the hjc gene encoding Holliday junction resolvase Hjc, producing MSQAKGDRRERELVNALDEAGFAVMRAPASGSATERELPDVLAGDGERFYAIEAKSSAGDPIYLTGEEVEALIYFAQNFGAKPRIGVRFDREDWYFFHPGDLHVTDGGNYRVKKETALADGTDFAEFTGRSEKVTLEEAAAAGGDDGPDEDTLRVLDAVAQGVMDVEEAAELLE from the coding sequence ATGTCTCAGGCGAAGGGCGACCGCCGCGAACGCGAACTCGTCAACGCGCTCGACGAGGCCGGCTTCGCGGTGATGCGGGCGCCCGCCAGCGGCTCCGCGACCGAACGCGAACTCCCCGACGTATTGGCCGGCGACGGCGAGCGCTTCTACGCGATCGAGGCGAAATCGAGCGCCGGCGACCCGATCTATCTCACCGGCGAGGAAGTCGAGGCGCTCATCTACTTCGCGCAGAACTTCGGTGCGAAGCCCCGCATCGGCGTCCGCTTCGACCGCGAGGACTGGTACTTCTTCCACCCCGGCGACCTCCACGTCACCGACGGCGGGAACTACCGCGTCAAGAAGGAAACTGCCCTCGCCGACGGCACCGACTTCGCCGAGTTCACCGGCCGCTCCGAGAAGGTCACTCTCGAGGAGGCCGCGGCGGCCGGCGGCGACGACGGCCCCGACGAAGACACCCTCCGCGTGCTCGACGCCGTCGCACAGGGCGTGATGGATGTCGAGGAGGCCGCGGAGTTGCTCGAGTAG
- a CDS encoding acyl-CoA dehydrogenase family protein, producing the protein MGAGIEYGAFEAGRHVNYWELDRTLQRELRRVYDADEFEWAEPRLADFGEVIGHTVADNADYVDDHGPELETYDRYGDVQNFVRYPAEQLANDELAYEAGIVADAFEAPPGREEPMPISHSLAMLQLLSYADAGFGCPVAMTAGSALVLERFDDGNLEPYYRGLVSRDYDDLIEGAMFLTEEQGGSDVGANETTARYDEDAGCWRLTGEKWFCSNIDAEGTLALARTEDAPAGTGGLSMFLVPHGDPDEGVLTKGDRRDFEGAPPGEALNDQLYRRLKDKLGTIAVPTGEVEFEETKAYLVGEQEAGFKQMTEMLNLERLANAAASCGVMGRALLESKVQAATREAFGKTIDEFPLMREDLVDMTVDYEAATAYVHEVGRLFSERERARRNGDSSDDVDDEYRLLRLLIPIAKLRTGRMAVDTASYAMEIQGGNGYVDDFVTNRLLRDAQVLPIWEGTENVLSLDVVRALEREDAFEPFAAAVEARLEAVTHPALADAAETVAAEYEELTEALVALAGEDSEYAQLSAKRLAHYVFEVFTAALLLAEAQADLEDGDGRTALVARRFVATALETREARGITGGDRSVLEAFEPIVHHAPVDPETLSEAAPADD; encoded by the coding sequence ATGGGCGCGGGCATCGAGTACGGCGCGTTCGAGGCGGGACGGCACGTGAACTACTGGGAGCTCGACCGCACGCTCCAGCGTGAACTGCGTCGGGTGTACGACGCCGACGAGTTCGAGTGGGCCGAGCCTCGGCTCGCCGACTTCGGCGAGGTGATCGGCCACACCGTCGCCGACAACGCCGATTACGTCGACGACCACGGGCCGGAGCTCGAGACGTACGACAGGTACGGCGACGTGCAAAATTTCGTCCGGTACCCGGCCGAACAGCTCGCAAACGACGAACTGGCCTACGAAGCGGGCATCGTGGCCGACGCGTTCGAGGCCCCGCCCGGCCGCGAGGAACCGATGCCGATCAGTCACTCCCTCGCGATGTTACAGCTGTTGTCGTACGCCGACGCCGGCTTCGGCTGTCCCGTCGCGATGACCGCCGGCTCGGCGCTGGTCCTCGAACGGTTCGACGACGGGAATCTCGAGCCCTACTATCGGGGCCTAGTCAGCCGCGACTACGACGACCTGATCGAGGGCGCGATGTTCCTCACGGAGGAACAGGGCGGCAGCGACGTGGGGGCCAACGAGACGACGGCGCGGTACGACGAGGACGCCGGCTGCTGGCGGCTCACCGGCGAGAAGTGGTTCTGTTCCAACATCGACGCTGAAGGGACGCTCGCGCTCGCCCGGACCGAGGACGCGCCGGCGGGAACCGGCGGGCTCTCGATGTTCCTCGTCCCCCACGGCGATCCCGACGAGGGGGTACTGACCAAGGGTGATCGCCGGGACTTCGAGGGGGCGCCGCCCGGCGAGGCGCTCAACGACCAACTGTACCGCCGGCTGAAGGACAAGCTCGGCACGATCGCCGTCCCGACCGGTGAAGTCGAGTTCGAGGAGACGAAAGCATACCTCGTCGGTGAGCAGGAAGCCGGTTTCAAACAGATGACCGAGATGCTCAACCTAGAGCGGCTCGCCAACGCCGCCGCCTCCTGCGGGGTCATGGGCCGGGCGCTGCTCGAGAGCAAGGTTCAGGCCGCCACGCGCGAAGCGTTCGGCAAGACGATCGACGAGTTTCCGCTGATGCGGGAGGACTTAGTCGACATGACCGTCGACTACGAGGCCGCGACGGCGTACGTCCACGAGGTCGGCCGGCTGTTCTCCGAGCGCGAGCGGGCGCGGCGCAACGGGGACTCGAGCGACGACGTCGACGACGAGTACCGGCTGCTTCGGCTGTTGATCCCGATCGCCAAGCTCCGCACGGGACGGATGGCCGTCGACACCGCGTCGTATGCGATGGAGATCCAGGGCGGAAACGGCTACGTCGACGACTTCGTCACCAATCGCTTACTGCGGGACGCGCAGGTGCTGCCGATCTGGGAGGGGACCGAGAACGTCCTCTCGCTGGACGTGGTCCGCGCCCTAGAGCGCGAGGACGCTTTCGAGCCGTTCGCGGCGGCGGTCGAGGCGCGACTCGAGGCCGTCACCCACCCCGCGCTCGCGGACGCGGCCGAAACCGTCGCCGCGGAGTACGAGGAGCTGACCGAGGCGCTGGTCGCGCTGGCCGGCGAAGACTCGGAGTACGCCCAGCTCTCGGCCAAGCGGCTCGCTCACTACGTCTTCGAGGTGTTCACCGCCGCGCTGTTGCTCGCGGAAGCCCAAGCCGACCTCGAGGACGGCGACGGCCGGACGGCGTTGGTCGCGCGGCGGTTCGTCGCGACAGCACTCGAAACCCGTGAGGCACGGGGGATTACCGGCGGCGACCGGTCCGTCCTCGAGGCGTTCGAGCCGATCGTCCACCACGCGCCGGTCGATCCCGAGACGCTCTCCGAAGCGGCGCCGGCCGACGACTGA
- a CDS encoding SWIM zinc finger family protein, which yields MKTTASPKAPLPVPSSDHLAERSRRARTEPMSVLPLGDGLYEIESASDHTYLVDLEGGRCTCPDHVFREARCKHIRRVAIEITEGRTPPPGEVAVDCHDCGETIFVDEDESAPFYCETHAIYPGDAVVDRETGDRLTVVDVSELRADAVEIGAVDTTVAEYETNEGYAGDVPVVGAVYPHARVARNGVVPSSLRVYVFPRTRLERAARS from the coding sequence ATGAAAACAACAGCGTCACCGAAAGCACCGCTTCCAGTACCGTCTTCCGACCACCTCGCGGAGCGATCGCGGCGCGCCCGCACCGAGCCGATGTCGGTGTTGCCGCTGGGCGACGGCCTCTACGAGATCGAGTCTGCGAGCGACCACACCTACCTCGTCGATCTCGAGGGCGGTCGGTGTACCTGTCCGGATCACGTCTTCCGCGAGGCCCGCTGCAAGCACATCCGCCGCGTCGCGATCGAGATCACGGAGGGCCGAACCCCGCCGCCGGGCGAGGTCGCCGTCGACTGCCACGACTGCGGCGAGACGATCTTCGTCGACGAGGACGAGTCCGCACCGTTCTACTGCGAGACCCACGCGATCTATCCGGGCGACGCCGTCGTCGACCGCGAGACCGGCGATCGGCTCACCGTCGTCGACGTCTCCGAACTGCGGGCCGACGCCGTCGAGATCGGTGCGGTCGACACGACCGTCGCCGAGTACGAGACCAACGAGGGGTACGCCGGCGACGTGCCCGTCGTCGGCGCGGTCTATCCCCACGCCAGGGTCGCCCGCAACGGCGTCGTTCCCTCGTCGCTGCGAGTGTACGTCTTCCCGCGGACGCGCCTCGAGCGCGCGGCGCGAAGTTGA
- a CDS encoding DUF7472 family protein, with protein sequence MLDREQVIEIGVSIAAVVLMLAGMLGVASTYGNGNGTLSTEGGWMLVWVIVGFIVVLTAVGIGLAFLLNDPEDDLETNDDDETDARGI encoded by the coding sequence ATGCTCGACCGCGAACAGGTCATCGAAATCGGCGTCTCCATCGCTGCCGTCGTTCTGATGCTGGCGGGGATGCTCGGCGTCGCCTCCACCTACGGCAACGGCAACGGTACCCTCTCGACCGAAGGTGGCTGGATGCTCGTCTGGGTCATCGTCGGCTTCATCGTCGTACTCACCGCGGTCGGGATCGGGCTGGCCTTCCTGCTGAACGATCCCGAGGACGACCTCGAGACGAACGACGACGACGAGACGGACGCTCGAGGAATCTAG
- the priL gene encoding DNA primase regulatory subunit PriL, producing MQRRHARYPFLEAARESVATEAVDLATVVEQDRAVVDRARQRVIAALEAGETGEPHREARVELLSYPVARVLVSLVEEQVLVRKYARAESETAYDRFTADMADTTELKSVESTGLALADLLAEFDLQGAVREDGDGYRLDVGTYLPLAEDLWDDTWRLVNRPLSAGEVPVDEDELLALVREAIRSRIEDGLPFEVPDAITTALEDDAAEIREVLADLDLTREIDTVVPDLFPPCMKALLDQIQKGEHLPHHSRFAITAFLASIGMTTDEIVDLYRVNSSFGEEMTRYQTDHIRGETSPTEYSPPSCATMQSYGDCVNKDDLCERIPHPMAYYEERIDDADDDDLEDWRERTDGENEAARGD from the coding sequence ATGCAGCGACGCCACGCCCGGTACCCGTTTCTCGAGGCCGCGCGCGAGTCCGTCGCGACGGAAGCGGTCGATCTCGCGACCGTCGTCGAGCAGGACCGGGCGGTCGTCGACCGCGCGCGCCAACGCGTGATCGCCGCGCTCGAGGCGGGCGAGACCGGCGAGCCACACCGCGAGGCCAGAGTCGAACTCCTCTCCTATCCCGTCGCGCGCGTTCTCGTCTCGCTGGTCGAAGAACAGGTGCTCGTCCGCAAGTACGCTCGTGCCGAGTCCGAGACGGCCTACGACCGGTTTACCGCCGACATGGCGGACACGACCGAACTCAAGAGCGTGGAGTCGACGGGGCTGGCACTCGCGGACCTGCTCGCCGAGTTCGACCTGCAAGGAGCGGTCCGCGAGGACGGCGACGGCTACCGGCTCGACGTCGGTACGTACCTGCCATTGGCCGAGGATCTGTGGGACGACACGTGGCGACTCGTCAACCGCCCGCTCTCGGCCGGCGAGGTGCCCGTCGACGAGGACGAACTGCTCGCGCTCGTCCGGGAGGCGATCCGGAGCCGCATCGAGGACGGCCTCCCCTTCGAGGTCCCCGACGCCATCACGACCGCGCTCGAGGACGACGCCGCCGAGATCCGCGAAGTGCTCGCCGACCTCGACCTCACTCGCGAGATCGACACCGTCGTCCCGGACCTGTTCCCGCCGTGTATGAAGGCACTGCTCGACCAGATTCAGAAGGGCGAACACCTGCCACATCACTCCCGCTTTGCGATCACCGCCTTCCTCGCGAGCATCGGGATGACGACCGACGAGATCGTCGACCTCTATCGGGTGAACTCCTCGTTCGGCGAGGAGATGACCCGCTACCAGACCGACCACATCCGCGGCGAGACCTCGCCGACGGAGTACTCGCCGCCGTCCTGTGCGACGATGCAGTCCTACGGCGACTGCGTCAACAAAGACGACCTCTGCGAGCGCATTCCCCACCCGATGGCCTACTACGAGGAGCGGATCGACGACGCCGACGACGACGACCTCGAGGACTGGCGGGAGCGAACCGACGGCGAAAACGAAGCCGCACGCGGCGACTGA
- a CDS encoding alpha/beta fold hydrolase → MPQATRDGVSIYYEREEGAGDRTAPVVFVQGLGFGRWMWRWQREAVAPEYEVVAPDNRGTGRSDVGLPPLVPRLPGTLRALVILKLAGYSIGGLAADLEAVLDDAGIYDAHIVGASMGGMIAQRYALEYNRTKSLTLLCTSHGGPDAAPVPDETQEHMFDTPDGASERETLRHRMRPAFNDRFTNRNPHLMDQILEWRLEQDAGDPAREAQATAVQNFDVSDRLDGLRVPTLILHGTNDRVVPVTNARLLEEKIADSRLELVDGGSHLFFIEDDDAVNEQLLAFLEEQD, encoded by the coding sequence ATGCCACAGGCGACGAGAGACGGCGTGTCGATCTACTACGAGCGCGAGGAGGGAGCCGGCGACCGGACCGCGCCGGTCGTCTTCGTCCAAGGGTTGGGCTTCGGGCGGTGGATGTGGCGATGGCAGCGCGAGGCCGTCGCTCCCGAGTACGAGGTCGTGGCCCCCGACAACAGGGGGACCGGCCGCTCGGACGTCGGTCTTCCCCCGCTGGTCCCGCGGCTACCGGGCACACTCCGTGCGCTCGTCATCCTCAAACTGGCCGGCTACTCGATCGGCGGGCTGGCAGCCGACCTCGAGGCCGTCCTCGACGACGCGGGGATCTACGACGCTCACATCGTCGGCGCGAGCATGGGCGGGATGATCGCCCAGCGCTACGCACTCGAGTACAACCGGACGAAGTCGCTGACGCTGCTCTGTACGAGCCACGGCGGCCCCGACGCGGCGCCGGTCCCCGACGAGACGCAGGAGCACATGTTCGATACTCCCGACGGCGCGAGCGAGCGGGAGACGCTCCGCCATCGCATGCGGCCCGCGTTCAACGACCGGTTCACCAATCGGAACCCCCATCTGATGGATCAGATCCTCGAGTGGCGACTCGAGCAGGACGCGGGCGATCCCGCCCGCGAAGCACAGGCGACCGCCGTCCAGAACTTCGACGTGAGCGACCGCCTCGACGGCCTCCGCGTGCCGACGCTGATCCTCCACGGGACGAACGATCGGGTCGTTCCCGTGACGAACGCGCGGCTGCTCGAGGAGAAGATCGCCGACAGCCGCCTCGAACTCGTCGATGGCGGCTCCCATCTCTTTTTCATCGAGGATGACGACGCCGTGAACGAGCAACTGCTCGCGTTCCTCGAAGAGCAGGACTGA
- a CDS encoding HalOD1 output domain-containing protein, protein MPSTSDSPDEPESRDQRYVTTFDPADERPSEAVVTAVAAVLEAEPETLSPLYDIVDPDALNSLVDHAQRAGTNGTHLIWFTYEGLDVGVRSDGQIRIRDATAAS, encoded by the coding sequence ATGCCCTCCACGAGCGATTCGCCGGACGAGCCCGAGTCACGCGACCAACGGTACGTCACGACGTTCGACCCCGCGGACGAGCGGCCGAGCGAAGCCGTCGTCACCGCCGTCGCAGCGGTTCTCGAGGCCGAGCCGGAGACGCTGTCGCCGCTGTACGACATCGTCGATCCGGACGCGCTCAATTCGCTGGTCGACCACGCCCAACGGGCCGGGACGAACGGAACGCATCTGATCTGGTTCACCTACGAGGGACTCGACGTTGGCGTCCGAAGCGACGGCCAGATCCGGATTCGAGACGCCACCGCGGCCAGCTAA
- a CDS encoding DNA polymerase sliding clamp, producing the protein MFKAIVSAETLTSALDSVSVLVDECKIHLEEDGLEIRAVDPANVGMVDLSLDAAAFESYEADGGLIGVDLSRLEDIAGMADSGQLIQLELDEETRKLHIQIDGLEYTLALIDPDSIRQEPDIPDLDLPAEVVLEGKDVNRSVTAADMVSDHIALGVDEADEYFYVDAEGDTDDVHLELTQEDLIDLQVGPAHSLFSLDYLKDMNKAIPKDTEVTLDLGEEFPVKIYFGFAEGQGQVTYMLAPRIQSD; encoded by the coding sequence ATGTTCAAGGCCATCGTGAGCGCCGAAACGCTCACCAGCGCGCTCGACTCGGTGAGCGTGCTGGTCGACGAGTGCAAGATCCACCTCGAGGAGGACGGCCTCGAAATCCGGGCCGTCGACCCCGCGAACGTCGGGATGGTCGACCTCTCGCTCGATGCGGCTGCGTTCGAATCCTACGAGGCGGACGGCGGGCTGATCGGCGTCGACCTCTCGCGACTCGAAGACATCGCCGGCATGGCCGACTCCGGCCAGCTTATCCAGCTCGAACTCGACGAGGAGACCCGCAAGCTCCACATCCAGATCGACGGCCTCGAGTACACGCTCGCGCTCATCGACCCCGACTCGATCCGCCAGGAACCCGACATCCCGGACCTCGATCTGCCCGCGGAGGTCGTCCTCGAGGGCAAAGACGTCAACCGCTCGGTGACGGCCGCCGACATGGTCTCGGACCACATCGCGCTGGGCGTCGACGAGGCCGACGAGTACTTTTACGTCGACGCGGAGGGCGACACCGACGACGTCCACCTCGAGCTCACCCAAGAGGACCTGATCGACCTGCAGGTCGGTCCCGCTCACTCGCTGTTCTCGCTGGACTATCTCAAGGACATGAACAAGGCGATCCCCAAGGACACCGAGGTCACGCTCGATCTCGGCGAGGAGTTCCCCGTCAAGATCTACTTCGGCTTCGCGGAGGGACAGGGACAGGTCACCTATATGCTCGCGCCGCGCATCCAGAGCGACTGA
- a CDS encoding RlmE family RNA methyltransferase, translating to MSRKDHYYNKAKQEGYRSRAAYKLKQLDDLENVLDRGDTVVDLGAAPGGWLEVAAEAVGPQGNVIGVDFQRIKDFDDHDNVETLRGDMIEEKTRDRVIDAAGGSVDAVLSDMAPNMSGEYSLDQARSLHLARQAFETALELLDSGGDFVVKVFEGPDVDDFRADVEAEFQYVRATSPKASRDESSEVYFIGKGRLTASVRPGDELEVEIEDVGGEGDGIASVEGYRLFVPDTEVGETVTVRVEDVKPNFGFAQRLDGE from the coding sequence ATGAGTCGCAAGGACCACTACTACAACAAGGCCAAGCAGGAGGGCTATCGCTCTCGAGCGGCCTACAAGCTCAAACAGCTCGACGACTTGGAGAACGTCCTCGATCGGGGCGACACGGTCGTCGACCTCGGGGCCGCGCCGGGCGGCTGGCTCGAGGTCGCCGCCGAGGCCGTCGGCCCGCAGGGGAACGTGATCGGGGTCGACTTCCAGCGGATCAAGGACTTCGACGACCACGACAACGTCGAGACGCTCCGTGGCGACATGATCGAGGAGAAGACTCGCGACCGGGTCATCGACGCCGCCGGCGGCTCGGTCGACGCCGTACTCTCGGACATGGCACCCAACATGTCCGGCGAGTACTCGCTCGATCAGGCCCGCTCGCTCCATCTGGCGCGACAGGCATTCGAGACCGCCCTCGAGTTGCTCGACAGCGGCGGCGACTTCGTCGTGAAGGTCTTCGAGGGGCCGGACGTCGACGACTTCCGGGCCGACGTCGAGGCGGAGTTCCAGTACGTCCGCGCGACCTCGCCGAAGGCAAGCCGCGACGAGTCCTCCGAGGTCTATTTCATTGGGAAGGGGCGACTGACTGCGTCTGTCCGACCGGGCGACGAACTCGAGGTGGAGATCGAAGACGTGGGCGGCGAGGGCGACGGCATCGCCTCGGTTGAGGGCTACCGGCTGTTCGTGCCCGATACCGAGGTCGGCGAGACCGTAACGGTCCGCGTCGAGGACGTGAAGCCGAACTTCGGGTTCGCACAGCGTCTCGACGGCGAGTAA
- a CDS encoding ribbon-helix-helix domain-containing protein, whose protein sequence is MPKISVEIPQELLEDLDDHVGDDGKFVNRSDAIRASIRKTLDILDEIDERHDRLESDE, encoded by the coding sequence ATGCCCAAGATCAGCGTCGAAATCCCGCAGGAACTCCTCGAGGACCTCGATGACCACGTCGGCGACGACGGCAAGTTCGTCAACCGCAGCGACGCGATCCGTGCCTCGATCCGCAAGACCCTGGATATTCTAGACGAGATCGACGAGCGCCACGACCGCCTCGAGAGCGACGAGTAA
- a CDS encoding twin-arginine translocase subunit TatC produces MSSALDEDTARALNTGRETIGTLLSGAQQHLQKVFIVFLIGFVGSFYALRVVIWDFLEATATSQMSDNVVASTDVITRTPFEVILLQAKIGIITGIIVAIPALLFFTRKAIRRRGYDSVVPISKGYIAGFVTMSLVLFALGVFYAYSVFFPFAFAFLAGNAVSAGIKPSFGITEFTEFMALLTLSFGLAAQLPLIMGVLSYTEIIPYETFRDKWRHAVVAIVIFGAVFSPPDPFTQVMWATPMVVLYVFSLGLAKVVSNARRRGAAKSGGSGTGHVKWRLLQFGAILAVVAAAATVAVEQGAFDYLHQTVFPAFPDLIRPTEPLGLETTADTHGLAGAVAVGTIVSLVAGFVVLLGYTIRVLQGPVYPREDDIRRADTHEDIDWETLEAEDISDISTQVFLSMSEDQALEYSRQAMYDDDRDKAQAILDRFDSLEAAAESDGSAAGGAATAAASGGGGGGGGDESLFANTAAGMLDPFTEDETTEDDIGGYAYDIAFIFNSLTSKVFRIVGLFMLVMGGSFFWLYSGGIRRILELFLSRVPRDVLVEVVGDGVDLSELSSAEGLDVLINELDIVVALHPVEVLIFEAKVSALAGLVATLPLVLYYAWPAAKERGLVYGDRRTFIFWGGGLLAGFAVGTYLGFFWVAPSIISYLISDALANGMEISYRIKSFFWLVIFTTVGIGFLFNIIVTMALFHVGGIISYRMMLERWRPVVVAIFALAAFFSPEGILMMLLFAIPISVTYLIGLAVLYVLTAGGRLFDGGGGGTTAQPDAEDAAAK; encoded by the coding sequence ATGAGTTCTGCCCTCGACGAGGACACCGCCCGCGCCCTAAACACCGGCCGGGAAACGATCGGCACGCTCCTCTCGGGTGCCCAGCAGCACCTCCAGAAGGTGTTCATCGTCTTCCTCATCGGGTTCGTCGGCTCCTTTTACGCGCTTCGCGTCGTCATCTGGGACTTCCTCGAGGCGACCGCGACGTCGCAGATGAGCGACAACGTCGTCGCCTCGACCGACGTCATCACCCGGACGCCGTTCGAAGTGATCCTCCTGCAGGCGAAGATCGGGATCATCACCGGTATCATCGTCGCGATTCCCGCACTTCTCTTTTTCACCCGCAAGGCGATCCGTCGACGCGGCTACGACAGCGTCGTTCCGATCTCGAAGGGGTACATCGCCGGCTTCGTGACGATGTCGCTGGTGTTGTTCGCGCTCGGCGTCTTCTACGCCTACAGCGTCTTCTTCCCCTTCGCGTTCGCGTTCCTCGCGGGCAACGCCGTCAGCGCCGGTATCAAGCCCAGCTTCGGTATCACCGAGTTCACCGAGTTCATGGCGCTGCTGACGCTGTCGTTCGGGCTCGCCGCCCAACTGCCGCTGATCATGGGCGTCCTCTCCTACACCGAGATCATCCCCTACGAGACGTTCCGCGACAAGTGGCGACACGCCGTCGTCGCGATCGTGATCTTCGGCGCCGTCTTCTCGCCGCCGGACCCGTTCACGCAGGTCATGTGGGCAACGCCGATGGTCGTCCTCTACGTGTTCAGTCTCGGACTGGCCAAAGTCGTCTCCAACGCCCGGCGGCGCGGGGCCGCGAAATCCGGCGGGTCGGGGACTGGACACGTCAAATGGCGACTGCTCCAGTTCGGCGCCATCTTAGCGGTCGTCGCGGCCGCGGCCACCGTCGCCGTCGAGCAGGGGGCCTTCGACTACCTCCACCAGACGGTCTTCCCCGCGTTCCCCGACCTGATCCGTCCCACGGAACCGCTCGGCCTCGAGACGACGGCGGACACCCACGGCCTCGCCGGCGCGGTCGCGGTCGGGACCATCGTCAGTCTCGTCGCCGGCTTCGTCGTCCTGCTCGGCTATACGATCCGCGTCCTGCAGGGGCCGGTCTATCCGCGCGAGGACGACATCCGGCGCGCCGACACCCACGAGGACATCGACTGGGAGACGCTCGAGGCCGAGGACATCTCCGATATCTCGACGCAGGTCTTCCTGAGCATGAGCGAAGACCAGGCCCTCGAGTACTCCCGACAGGCGATGTACGACGACGATCGGGACAAGGCCCAGGCCATCCTCGACCGGTTCGACTCCCTCGAGGCGGCAGCCGAGAGCGATGGCTCGGCCGCGGGCGGAGCGGCAACCGCCGCGGCGAGCGGTGGTGGGGGCGGCGGTGGCGGGGACGAGAGCCTCTTTGCCAACACCGCCGCAGGGATGCTCGACCCCTTCACCGAGGACGAGACGACCGAGGACGACATCGGCGGCTACGCCTACGACATCGCCTTTATCTTCAACAGCCTCACCTCGAAGGTGTTCCGCATCGTCGGGCTGTTTATGCTCGTCATGGGCGGTTCCTTCTTCTGGCTCTACTCGGGCGGGATCAGGAGGATCCTCGAGCTCTTCCTCAGCCGAGTGCCTCGAGACGTGCTCGTCGAGGTCGTCGGTGACGGCGTCGATCTGTCCGAACTGAGTTCCGCCGAGGGCCTCGACGTGCTCATCAACGAACTGGACATCGTCGTCGCACTGCACCCCGTCGAGGTGCTCATCTTCGAGGCGAAAGTGAGCGCGCTCGCCGGTCTCGTGGCGACCCTTCCACTGGTACTGTACTACGCCTGGCCGGCCGCCAAAGAGCGCGGTCTGGTCTACGGCGACCGGCGAACGTTCATCTTCTGGGGCGGCGGCCTGCTGGCCGGCTTCGCCGTCGGGACCTACCTCGGGTTCTTCTGGGTCGCGCCGTCGATCATCTCGTATCTGATCTCGGACGCGCTCGCCAACGGGATGGAGATCTCCTACCGGATCAAGAGCTTCTTCTGGCTCGTCATCTTCACGACCGTCGGCATCGGCTTCCTGTTCAACATCATCGTCACGATGGCGCTGTTCCACGTCGGTGGCATCATCAGCTACCGCATGATGCTCGAGCGCTGGCGGCCGGTCGTCGTCGCGATCTTCGCCCTCGCGGCCTTCTTCAGCCCCGAGGGCATCCTCATGATGTTGCTCTTTGCCATCCCGATCTCGGTTACCTACCTGATCGGGCTGGCCGTGCTCTACGTCCTCACCGCCGGCGGACGGCTGTTCGACGGCGGCGGCGGTGGAACGACCGCGCAACCGGACGCCGAAGACGCCGCGGCGAAGTGA